In one window of Sciurus carolinensis chromosome X, mSciCar1.2, whole genome shotgun sequence DNA:
- the Dynlt3 gene encoding dynein light chain Tctex-type 3 yields MEEYHRHCDEVGFNADEAHNIVKECVDGVLGGEDYNQNNINQWTASIVEQSLTHLVKLGKAYKYIVTCAVVQRSAYGFHTASSCFWDTTSDGTCTVRWENRTMNCIVNVFAIAIVL; encoded by the exons ATGGAGGAGTACCACCGCCACTGCGATGAG GTTGGTTTCAATGCTGATGAAGCCCACAATATCGTCAAAGAG TGTGTGGATGGGGTCTTAGGAGGTGAGGACTATAATCAGAACAACATCAACCAGTGGACTGCAAGCATAGTGGAGCAATCCCTAACACATTTGGTTAAGCTGGGAAAGGCTTATAAATACATTG TGACCTGTGCAGTGGTCCAGAGGAGTGCATATGGCTTTCACACGGCCAGCTCATGTTTTTGGGATACCACATCTGATG GAACCTGTACTGTAAGATGGGAGAACCGAACCATGAACTGCATTGTCAATGTTTTTGCGATTGCAATTGTCCTTTAA